Proteins from one Dethiosulfovibrio peptidovorans genomic window:
- a CDS encoding fructose bisphosphate aldolase, producing the protein MNERQAERMSSGKGFIAALDQSGGSTPKALALYGIRESEYDGDREMFDLVHAMRTRIVTSPSFTSERILGAILFEQTMDRTVDGLLTGNYLWERKGIVPFLKVDKGLDTLSGGVQLMKPIAGLEELLDRARERRIFGTKMRSVIKEAQPQGIKAVVDQQFEYGIRIARSGLVPIIEPEVDIHSSDKARSEDLLKAEIASHLDRLPEGVWVMLKLSIPSVSGFYSDIIAHPRVMRVVALSGGYSREEANRLLAENPGLIASFSRALSEGLLASQSDQEFNEMLARSIDEIYRASVA; encoded by the coding sequence ATGAACGAGAGACAGGCAGAACGTATGTCTAGTGGCAAGGGGTTTATCGCTGCTCTGGATCAAAGCGGAGGCAGTACCCCCAAGGCCCTCGCTCTCTACGGTATTCGGGAATCTGAGTACGACGGTGATCGGGAAATGTTCGATCTGGTCCATGCCATGCGCACCCGGATCGTCACCAGCCCGTCTTTTACGTCGGAGCGCATTTTGGGGGCTATCCTGTTTGAACAGACGATGGACCGAACGGTGGATGGCCTGCTCACGGGGAACTATCTGTGGGAGAGAAAGGGTATCGTCCCTTTCCTCAAGGTGGACAAGGGATTAGATACCCTCTCCGGCGGGGTCCAGCTTATGAAACCCATAGCCGGTCTGGAGGAACTCCTGGATCGGGCCAGGGAACGGCGGATTTTCGGTACCAAGATGCGTTCCGTCATCAAGGAGGCTCAGCCTCAGGGAATCAAGGCAGTGGTGGATCAGCAGTTCGAGTACGGTATCAGGATCGCTCGTAGTGGCTTGGTGCCTATCATTGAACCCGAGGTCGACATTCACAGTTCCGACAAAGCCCGTTCCGAGGATCTCCTCAAGGCCGAGATCGCATCTCATCTGGATCGGCTCCCTGAGGGAGTTTGGGTTATGCTCAAGTTGTCCATCCCCTCGGTGTCTGGGTTCTACTCGGATATCATCGCTCATCCCAGGGTAATGCGGGTGGTGGCTCTTTCAGGAGGCTACAGTCGGGAGGAGGCCAATCGCTTATTGGCTGAAAATCCCGGGCTTATCGCCAGCTTCTCACGGGCTCTCTCGGAGGGGCTCCTCGCATCTCAAAGCGATCAGGAGTTCAACGAGATGCTCGCGCGGTCCATCGATGAGATATACAGGGCGTCCGTGGCCTGA
- a CDS encoding aminotransferase, with amino-acid sequence MEFSQRVAWSDSSDVAAILKAVSDPEILSLAGGIPAPELFPVEEVKAATTVVIDREGGRALQYSSSQGDPRLRSMIARRMAEKYRTPAEPDQILITNGSQQALDIAGKVFLDEGSVVLCESPTYLGALGAFRTYGARFIEVETDDDGMVMEDLERKLRDVQGVRLVYVNPDFQNPTGIDWSVERRRAFARLVGEYDVPAVEDNPYGELRFEGACPPSIKSFDEKGTVISLGSFSKIFCPGMRVAWMMACPDILMAFMDMKQNDILCSSTLHQAQIVAYDEMFDLDAHVRRLCDVYKKRLNALLEAVDEHFPQEASVRPPLGGLFAWVSLPEGVNAREIFAEAVTRHKVAFVPGGAFFAESGHENFMRLNFSAVPEDRLREGIRRLGLLLRQSL; translated from the coding sequence ATGGAGTTTTCTCAGAGGGTTGCATGGAGCGATTCGTCTGATGTGGCGGCGATCCTGAAGGCTGTGTCAGATCCAGAGATTCTCTCCTTGGCCGGAGGAATTCCGGCGCCGGAATTGTTTCCCGTTGAGGAGGTAAAGGCCGCGACGACGGTGGTTATAGATCGCGAAGGAGGGCGTGCTCTGCAGTACTCGTCGTCTCAGGGTGATCCCAGATTGCGGTCTATGATTGCCAGGAGAATGGCTGAGAAATACAGGACCCCTGCGGAGCCGGATCAGATCCTGATTACCAACGGTTCCCAACAGGCGCTCGACATAGCGGGAAAGGTCTTCCTCGACGAAGGATCGGTCGTGCTTTGTGAGAGCCCCACATATCTGGGAGCTCTGGGGGCTTTTCGGACTTACGGAGCCCGTTTCATCGAGGTAGAGACCGATGATGATGGCATGGTCATGGAGGATCTGGAGCGCAAGCTCCGTGACGTTCAAGGAGTTCGCCTGGTCTACGTTAACCCTGATTTTCAAAACCCCACAGGAATCGATTGGTCTGTGGAACGACGTAGGGCCTTTGCCCGTCTTGTCGGGGAGTACGACGTCCCGGCTGTGGAGGACAATCCCTACGGTGAGCTCCGCTTCGAGGGGGCCTGCCCGCCATCAATCAAGAGTTTTGACGAGAAGGGAACGGTGATCTCTCTGGGGTCCTTCTCAAAGATTTTCTGTCCCGGAATGAGGGTGGCCTGGATGATGGCTTGTCCCGATATCCTTATGGCCTTTATGGATATGAAACAGAACGATATCCTCTGTTCCTCCACACTGCATCAAGCTCAAATTGTGGCCTACGACGAGATGTTTGACCTGGATGCCCATGTTCGTCGTCTCTGTGACGTCTACAAGAAGCGACTCAACGCCTTACTGGAAGCTGTGGATGAGCATTTCCCCCAGGAAGCATCGGTCCGTCCACCGCTAGGAGGGCTCTTCGCCTGGGTGTCTCTTCCCGAAGGGGTCAACGCTCGGGAGATCTTTGCCGAGGCTGTCACCCGGCATAAGGTTGCCTTCGTGCCGGGTGGGGCCTTTTTCGCCGAATCGGGGCACGAGAACTTCATGAGGCTCAACTTCTCGGCGGTTCCTGAAGATCGTCTGAGGGAGGGAATACGCCGTCTGGGGCTCCTGCTTCGCCAAAGTCTCTGA